The Agromyces sp. LHK192 genome includes a window with the following:
- a CDS encoding ABC transporter permease: protein MSRGIRDHLPTLLVAVLASAFGVALLQVTGILTAVIAADEVAGSSGTVKTMLDVVAFVFIAIAVYVSAVTTANTVATVVAGRTRTIALLRLIGSSARAQRATIAREGLLVGAVGAVAGAALGTLIAWAVAQWAVAADMLPSFDYGYLDPVLVVPMVAVVLTTWLAAWAGSRRVLAVRPAEALGNSTESSSEEVGRRAGRTATGVVLVVLGALALAGGVVIGLFHPLGVLVGVVGGILSFTGVVLVADRIMPPVLRAVGRLLGSSPAARLAAENAVRHPERATRMTIGLVVGVTLVTMFAVTMETYRVAMGRILSSQEMLDAAIGPVIDGTIAVFSALVGFSAVIAAVGLVNTLSISVLQRTREIGLLRALGFDRAQVRSMILAEAAALTVAATVTGLVLGTVYGWLGAQSMLGSIEGEPTFVVPSVPWVVVAIVVGAAALITLAASVTPARRAVRISPVAALAVE from the coding sequence GTGAGCAGGGGCATCCGCGACCACCTGCCGACGCTGCTCGTCGCGGTCCTCGCCTCGGCGTTCGGGGTGGCGCTGCTGCAGGTCACGGGCATCCTCACCGCCGTCATCGCGGCCGACGAGGTCGCAGGGTCGAGCGGCACCGTCAAGACGATGCTCGACGTCGTCGCGTTCGTGTTCATCGCGATCGCGGTCTACGTGTCGGCCGTGACGACGGCGAACACCGTCGCGACGGTCGTCGCCGGCCGGACCCGCACGATCGCACTGCTCCGGCTCATCGGGTCGAGTGCGAGGGCGCAGCGCGCGACGATCGCCAGGGAGGGACTGCTGGTCGGCGCGGTCGGCGCGGTCGCGGGCGCGGCCCTCGGCACGCTCATCGCCTGGGCCGTCGCGCAGTGGGCGGTCGCCGCCGACATGCTCCCGTCGTTCGACTACGGCTACCTCGACCCGGTGCTCGTGGTGCCGATGGTCGCCGTCGTCCTCACGACCTGGCTGGCGGCCTGGGCGGGCTCGCGGCGCGTGCTCGCGGTGCGCCCGGCCGAGGCGCTCGGCAACTCGACGGAGTCCTCGAGCGAGGAGGTCGGGCGCCGGGCCGGCCGTACGGCGACGGGTGTCGTGCTCGTCGTGCTCGGCGCGCTCGCGCTCGCGGGCGGGGTCGTGATCGGCCTGTTCCACCCGCTGGGCGTGCTCGTGGGCGTCGTGGGGGGCATCCTGTCGTTCACCGGGGTCGTGCTCGTCGCCGACCGCATCATGCCGCCCGTGCTGCGCGCGGTCGGGCGGTTGCTCGGGTCTTCGCCGGCCGCACGCCTCGCCGCCGAGAACGCGGTGCGCCACCCCGAGCGTGCGACCCGCATGACCATCGGCCTCGTGGTCGGCGTCACCCTCGTGACGATGTTCGCGGTCACGATGGAGACGTACCGTGTGGCGATGGGGCGCATCCTGAGCAGTCAGGAGATGCTCGACGCGGCGATCGGCCCGGTCATCGACGGCACGATCGCCGTCTTCTCGGCGCTCGTCGGATTCAGTGCGGTGATCGCCGCGGTCGGACTCGTGAACACGCTGTCGATCAGCGTGCTGCAGCGCACGCGCGAGATCGGACTCCTTCGCGCCCTCGGGTTCGACCGCGCCCAGGTGCGCTCGATGATCCTCGCGGAGGCGGCCGCGCTCACGGTCGCCGCGACCGTCACGGGGCTCGTGCTCGGCACGGTCTACGGGTGGCTCGGTGCGCAGTCGATGCTCGGGTCGATCGAGGGGGAGCCGACCTTCGTCGTTCCGTCGGTGCCGTGGGTCGTCGTCGCGATCGTGGTGGGAGCGGCGGCGCTCATCACGCTCGCGGCATCCGTCACGCCCGCGCGACGGGCGGTCAGGATCTCACCGGTGGCCGCACTCGCGGTCGAGTGA
- the leuA gene encoding 2-isopropylmalate synthase has translation MQNTQKPSPMPVHRYRPFHEQIVVDLPDRTWPSTRITEAPRWCAVDLRDGNQALIDPMSPERKRIMFDLLVRMGYKEIEVGFPSASQTDFDFVRSLIDEGAIPDDVTIQVLTQARDHLIERTYESIRGAKQAIVHLYNSTSVLQREVVFRTDRQGIIDIALHGARKCREMESTVPGTTVYYEYSPESYTGTELEFAVDVCNQVLEVFEPTPERKVIINLPATVEMATPNVYADSIEWMSRHLAHRANVILSLHPHNDRGTAVAAAELGYMAGADRIEGCLFGNGERTGNVDLVALGINLFTQGIDPQIDFSDVDEIKRTAEYCNQLPVHERSPWAGDLVYTAFSGSHQDAIKKGFEAMAARAEAEGVAVDDLEWGVPYLPVDPRDLGRSYEAVIRVNSQSGKGGVAYLLKSDHALDLPRKLQIEFSGVVQAKTDAEGGEVTSDEIWRIFNDEYLPAPAERPEERWGRFELLSLRTESALDGVVHVHVGLRDGDERTAVDASGNGPISAFLSVLGGTGVQVKLRDYVEHALTASGDALAAAYVELEVGGRVLWGVGIDADISTASLKAVVSAVNRAVRGTVPAEADREAALA, from the coding sequence ATGCAGAACACCCAGAAGCCCTCCCCGATGCCCGTCCACCGGTATCGCCCGTTCCACGAGCAGATCGTGGTCGACCTGCCCGATCGGACCTGGCCGTCGACCCGCATCACCGAGGCGCCCCGCTGGTGCGCCGTCGACCTGCGCGACGGCAACCAGGCGCTCATCGACCCGATGAGCCCCGAGCGCAAGCGCATCATGTTCGACCTGCTGGTGCGCATGGGCTACAAGGAGATCGAGGTCGGGTTCCCGAGCGCGAGCCAGACCGACTTCGACTTCGTCCGGAGCCTCATCGACGAGGGCGCGATCCCCGACGACGTCACCATCCAGGTGCTGACGCAGGCGCGCGACCACCTGATCGAGCGCACCTACGAGTCGATCCGGGGTGCGAAGCAGGCGATCGTCCACCTGTACAACTCGACGAGCGTGCTGCAGCGCGAGGTCGTGTTCCGCACCGACCGGCAGGGCATCATCGACATCGCCCTGCACGGCGCGCGCAAGTGCCGCGAGATGGAGTCGACCGTGCCCGGCACGACGGTCTACTACGAGTACTCGCCCGAGAGCTACACGGGCACCGAGCTCGAGTTCGCCGTCGACGTCTGCAACCAGGTGCTCGAGGTGTTCGAGCCGACGCCCGAGCGCAAGGTCATCATCAACCTGCCGGCGACCGTCGAGATGGCGACGCCGAACGTCTATGCGGACTCGATCGAGTGGATGAGCCGTCACCTCGCGCACCGAGCGAACGTGATCCTGTCGCTGCATCCGCACAACGACCGCGGAACCGCCGTCGCCGCCGCCGAACTCGGCTACATGGCGGGCGCCGACCGCATCGAGGGATGCCTGTTCGGCAACGGCGAGCGCACCGGCAACGTCGACCTCGTCGCGCTCGGCATCAACCTGTTCACGCAGGGCATCGACCCGCAGATCGACTTCAGCGACGTCGACGAGATCAAGCGCACCGCCGAGTACTGCAACCAGCTGCCCGTGCACGAGCGCAGTCCGTGGGCCGGCGACCTGGTCTACACCGCGTTCTCGGGCTCGCACCAGGACGCGATCAAGAAGGGCTTCGAAGCCATGGCCGCGCGCGCCGAGGCCGAGGGCGTCGCCGTCGACGACCTCGAGTGGGGCGTGCCGTACCTGCCGGTCGACCCGCGCGACCTGGGGCGCAGCTACGAGGCGGTCATCCGCGTGAACTCGCAGTCGGGCAAGGGCGGCGTCGCGTACCTGCTGAAGAGCGACCACGCGCTCGACCTGCCGCGGAAGCTGCAGATCGAGTTCTCGGGCGTCGTGCAGGCGAAGACCGACGCCGAGGGCGGCGAGGTCACGAGCGACGAGATCTGGCGGATCTTCAACGACGAGTACCTGCCCGCGCCCGCCGAACGGCCCGAGGAGCGGTGGGGGCGGTTCGAACTGCTGTCGCTGCGCACCGAGTCCGCGCTCGACGGCGTCGTGCACGTGCACGTCGGCCTGCGCGACGGCGATGAGCGCACCGCGGTCGACGCGAGCGGCAACGGCCCGATCTCGGCGTTCCTCTCCGTGCTGGGCGGCACCGGCGTCCAGGTGAAGCTGCGCGACTACGTCGAGCACGCGCTCACCGCTTCGGGCGACGCCCTGGCGGCGGCATACGTCGAACTCGAGGTCGGCGGCCGGGTGCTGTGGGGCGTCGGCATCGACGCCGACATCTCGACCGCGTCGCTCAAGGCCGTCGTGTCGGCCGTGAACCGGGCGGTGCGCGGCACGGTGCCGGCCGAGGCCGATCGCGAGGCCGCGCTGGCCTGA
- a CDS encoding trimeric intracellular cation channel family protein: METEQFVIPLWLDLTAVGLGGIQGALFASGFRGERRLDLLGVALVGIVMGFGGGMIRDLLLNAPLRALESDWYLIVAVAAALVGMLLAGPLTRLNVVIVGLDAIVIGMFGALGTSKALASGLPLLPAVFVGVAAAVGGGVLRDMLMGLPVAIMHVGSLYAVAAGAGCIVLAVLNLFEVPLLISGITCVVVTSIIRWLAVIFDVSLPEQRMLYRRKVATETGMMPIIRR, translated from the coding sequence GTGGAAACCGAGCAGTTCGTCATCCCCCTCTGGCTCGACCTCACCGCGGTCGGCCTCGGCGGCATCCAGGGCGCCCTGTTCGCCTCCGGGTTCCGTGGCGAACGGCGGCTCGACCTGTTGGGCGTCGCGCTCGTCGGCATCGTGATGGGGTTCGGCGGCGGCATGATCCGAGACCTCCTGCTCAACGCGCCGCTCCGGGCGCTCGAGAGCGACTGGTACCTGATCGTCGCGGTCGCCGCCGCGCTCGTGGGCATGCTCCTCGCCGGCCCGCTCACCCGACTCAACGTCGTGATCGTCGGACTCGATGCGATCGTGATCGGCATGTTCGGCGCGCTGGGCACGTCGAAGGCCCTGGCCTCCGGGCTGCCGCTGCTACCTGCCGTGTTCGTCGGCGTGGCGGCGGCCGTCGGCGGCGGCGTGCTCCGCGACATGCTGATGGGGTTGCCGGTCGCGATCATGCACGTCGGCTCGCTGTACGCCGTGGCGGCGGGAGCCGGATGCATCGTGCTCGCCGTGCTCAACCTGTTCGAGGTTCCCCTGCTCATCAGCGGGATCACCTGCGTCGTCGTCACGAGCATCATCCGCTGGCTCGCCGTGATCTTCGACGTGTCGCTGCCCGAGCAGCGCATGCTCTACCGCCGCAAGGTCGCGACGGAGACCGGCATGATGCCGATCATCCGTCGCTGA
- the recO gene encoding DNA repair protein RecO produces MPVYRDEAVVLRTHKLGEADRIVTLLTRRHGKIRAVAKGVRRTASKFGARLEPFMVADLQLYEGRTLDVITQADSLGSYGAEISQDYAAYTAANAMVETADRMTEAEGSLQQYLLLVGALRSLARGEHGPSLTLDSYLLRSLALAGWAPSFQDCARCAREGSHTAVVVQLGGVVCDECAPPGSPRIDPSTIGLLGALLAGDWTYAEQAPERDRNQASGIIAAYTQWHLERGLRSLPHVTREPAPK; encoded by the coding sequence GTGCCGGTCTATCGAGATGAAGCGGTGGTGCTCCGCACCCACAAGCTGGGCGAAGCCGACCGCATCGTCACGCTGCTCACGCGGCGGCACGGCAAGATCCGCGCGGTCGCGAAGGGCGTGCGCCGCACCGCTTCGAAGTTCGGTGCCAGGCTCGAGCCGTTCATGGTCGCCGACCTGCAGTTGTACGAGGGCCGCACCCTCGACGTGATCACCCAGGCCGATTCGCTGGGCTCGTACGGCGCCGAGATCTCGCAGGACTACGCCGCGTACACGGCGGCGAATGCGATGGTCGAGACCGCCGACCGGATGACCGAGGCGGAGGGATCGCTGCAGCAGTACCTCCTGCTCGTCGGTGCGCTCCGGTCGCTCGCCCGTGGCGAGCACGGACCGTCGCTGACGCTCGACTCGTACCTGCTCCGCTCGCTGGCCCTGGCCGGATGGGCGCCGAGCTTCCAGGACTGCGCGCGCTGCGCCCGCGAGGGCTCGCACACCGCGGTCGTCGTGCAGCTCGGCGGCGTCGTGTGTGACGAGTGCGCACCGCCCGGTTCGCCGCGCATCGACCCGTCGACGATCGGGCTGCTCGGCGCGCTGCTCGCGGGCGACTGGACGTACGCCGAACAGGCACCCGAACGCGACCGCAACCAGGCCAGCGGCATCATCGCCGCCTACACCCAGTGGCACCTCGAGCGGGGTCTGCGCTCGCTGCCGCACGTGACGAGGGAACCCGCACCGAAGTGA